From the genome of Candidatus Nitrosocosmicus oleophilus, one region includes:
- a CDS encoding glycosyltransferase family 4 protein gives MGNETGVHRFSKEIIKGISAMEPSTYCIYWNKRDGIFRGYIQLMKDFCSKMTRVNVVHFVVMSPAEIPIILLAKLFGKKILTTYHGDYLKQNSITGHPLLNALFWVGDKLFRKFSHALVSPSEYLFSELKFDSKKSFVIPNPFDLEQITGFSRKPKTSKDDDIIITSASNFNIKEKVSALYVLCDSFTKVSKDTVQIKLFIFGDGKYLRDFKTRFGGVANIKFMGFRSDFGNSLQTSDIYAHFSTFDNQPYALVDALMRGNVILCNNLQALTEMVDSINNYIVILDETHVVNAVRSIVHEIKINPESFYQKGLNNRKNALSKYSSKTVSIAYHKLYCKILSVDLG, from the coding sequence ATGGGTAACGAAACTGGCGTTCATAGATTTTCTAAAGAGATAATAAAAGGAATTAGTGCCATGGAACCTTCAACATACTGTATCTATTGGAATAAGCGTGATGGAATTTTCCGAGGTTATATACAACTCATGAAGGATTTTTGTTCAAAAATGACTAGAGTAAACGTAGTTCACTTTGTTGTGATGTCCCCTGCAGAAATTCCAATCATATTATTGGCAAAATTATTTGGAAAAAAGATATTAACTACTTATCATGGTGACTACCTGAAACAGAATTCCATCACTGGTCATCCGCTTTTAAATGCCTTATTTTGGGTAGGTGATAAACTTTTTAGAAAATTTTCACATGCTCTTGTATCACCTAGCGAATATTTATTTAGCGAACTAAAATTTGATTCTAAGAAATCATTCGTAATCCCAAATCCTTTTGACTTGGAACAGATAACGGGCTTTTCTAGAAAGCCAAAAACATCTAAAGATGATGATATCATAATTACTTCTGCTTCAAATTTTAATATAAAGGAGAAGGTATCGGCCCTATACGTTCTTTGTGATTCATTTACCAAAGTTTCAAAGGATACGGTGCAGATCAAACTTTTCATTTTTGGAGACGGGAAGTATCTCAGAGATTTTAAGACTAGGTTTGGAGGGGTCGCGAATATCAAATTTATGGGTTTTCGAAGTGATTTTGGAAATTCGTTACAAACCTCAGATATATATGCTCACTTTTCAACCTTTGACAATCAACCTTATGCATTGGTTGACGCTCTTATGAGAGGAAATGTGATCCTCTGTAATAATTTGCAAGCGTTAACTGAAATGGTTGACTCTATTAACAATTATATTGTAATATTAGATGAGACTCATGTTGTCAATGCAGTTAGATCTATTGTTCATGAGATCAAGATTAATCCGGAATCATTCTATCAAAAAGGTTTGAATAATAGAAAAAATGCATTATCAAAATACTCGTCAAAAACAGTATCGATTGCCTATCATAAACTCTATTGCAAGATTTTGTCAGTTGATTTGGGTTAA
- a CDS encoding oligosaccharide flippase family protein has translation MSEINKKNVGTGAAYLYIEALSLMFSGYIYWLILSRIATPSEIGISSTTISIALIFMTIASFGISNGIQSYLGRSLLNKNSEEMRQVINSSILMLSIGVIASGIFMISYSGWIYGSFKVDFVLSIISVLIMGFSTYAGLLRAIIIPSLKTRVITISSVLATIAKILVAVILVMLDWGVIGILIGYMMYPITSIFILAFAAKRILYSDLDLKSCKEYLKIGSIFQIRNILNSSLAFWIPNIVNIIGSQLGTVTVFVSNGAADAGIYFIAFSIVTGISIILSVFSTIAYPTLSTMNDGRKRAVWRLIKISLLITIPISNILLYYTNEIMTLFGSSYSAGSSNLAILLLSILPTALITGVSVLSYSYNNNRNVLYLGLFTSFPRTLFYLILVPIWGGDGAAITYFAGSLIGCVASLLIAKKMGLKFNWTMIGTICFVPLLIALPFKLFDINYGISIIVSIIISYLILLRLKIIELEDIQDILRILPNFIVEPFVRLVKNVTSRIRRF, from the coding sequence ATGAGCGAAATAAATAAAAAGAATGTAGGAACCGGAGCAGCATACCTCTACATAGAAGCACTTAGTTTGATGTTTTCCGGATATATTTATTGGTTAATATTATCAAGAATCGCAACTCCTTCGGAAATTGGAATTTCTTCTACAACTATATCTATAGCTTTAATTTTCATGACAATAGCGTCTTTTGGGATTTCGAATGGAATCCAAAGTTATCTTGGAAGATCTTTACTTAACAAAAATTCAGAAGAAATGAGGCAGGTTATTAATTCGTCAATTCTCATGCTTAGTATTGGAGTTATCGCTTCGGGCATCTTTATGATTTCTTATTCTGGTTGGATATATGGATCGTTTAAGGTAGATTTTGTATTAAGCATAATATCAGTTTTAATCATGGGGTTTTCTACATATGCAGGGCTCCTACGTGCTATTATTATTCCATCACTAAAAACAAGAGTAATAACAATTTCCTCAGTCTTGGCTACGATTGCGAAAATTTTAGTAGCAGTAATATTAGTAATGTTAGACTGGGGTGTAATCGGGATCTTAATAGGTTACATGATGTATCCAATTACCTCTATCTTCATACTGGCCTTCGCAGCTAAAAGAATACTTTATAGCGATCTAGATTTGAAATCTTGCAAAGAATATCTAAAAATAGGCAGTATATTTCAGATCCGTAATATTCTAAATTCAAGTCTTGCATTCTGGATCCCAAATATTGTAAATATCATTGGTTCTCAACTAGGAACAGTCACAGTATTCGTATCCAACGGTGCTGCTGATGCGGGAATTTACTTCATTGCTTTTTCGATCGTGACAGGTATCTCTATCATTCTATCAGTTTTCTCGACAATAGCTTATCCTACTTTGAGCACAATGAATGATGGGAGAAAACGCGCGGTTTGGAGACTCATTAAAATTTCACTTTTGATTACCATCCCTATTTCAAACATTCTGCTATACTATACCAATGAAATCATGACTCTATTCGGAAGCTCCTATTCAGCGGGTTCATCAAACCTAGCTATTTTATTGCTGTCCATCTTGCCAACGGCTTTAATTACTGGGGTAAGTGTTTTATCATACTCATACAATAACAACCGAAACGTTCTATACCTAGGACTCTTTACAAGTTTCCCAAGAACCCTTTTTTATTTGATTTTAGTTCCGATTTGGGGTGGAGATGGAGCAGCAATTACATACTTTGCTGGTTCTCTGATAGGATGCGTTGCTTCCCTTTTGATTGCTAAGAAAATGGGTCTAAAGTTTAACTGGACAATGATCGGAACAATATGTTTTGTTCCCCTATTAATAGCATTACCTTTTAAATTATTTGATATCAATTACGGTATTAGTATCATTGTTAGTATTATAATTTCGTATTTGATCTTATTAAGATTAAAAATCATTGAACTGGAAGATATTCAAGACATCCTGAGAATACTCCCTAATTTCATTGTAGAGCCATTCGTAAGGCTTGTTAAAAATGTAACTAGTAGGATAAGAAGGTTTTGA
- a CDS encoding SIMPL domain-containing protein: MVFNRKLYLALSFLIVLPLTVITSNVAIVDAQSFVIPEEKPTISTTGSAEKEIPSDESRISLAVENTNANPNTARKNNADKMNAIINILKQSGLSDENITTSNYQITPNYDYENSNYDKIISYTALNKIELKTSANANISKFIDLAVNNGANRVENIDFVISKKTLDENSMELLKDAFRNAKLKAEILATEGNFTITGVKKIDTSSEGGYTPPVYFYNNYAGDTAEKMPSPSTQIMPQKNKITITLPVVFYIGN; encoded by the coding sequence ATGGTTTTTAATAGAAAATTATACCTAGCTCTATCTTTTCTTATTGTGCTTCCGCTCACTGTCATTACCTCAAACGTCGCTATAGTTGATGCACAGAGTTTTGTCATCCCAGAAGAAAAGCCTACAATTTCCACAACTGGAAGTGCAGAAAAAGAAATTCCCTCCGATGAATCTCGAATATCTTTGGCGGTTGAAAATACGAATGCAAATCCCAATACTGCTAGAAAAAATAATGCTGACAAGATGAATGCAATAATTAATATCTTAAAACAGTCGGGACTTTCAGATGAAAACATTACCACTTCAAACTATCAAATAACGCCAAATTATGACTATGAAAATAGTAATTATGACAAAATAATTTCTTATACGGCTCTAAATAAAATAGAACTCAAGACTTCTGCAAATGCAAATATTTCCAAATTCATTGACCTTGCTGTTAATAATGGGGCTAATAGGGTTGAGAACATCGACTTTGTAATTTCAAAGAAAACTCTGGATGAGAACAGTATGGAGTTGCTCAAGGATGCTTTTAGAAATGCCAAACTTAAGGCTGAAATTTTGGCTACAGAAGGTAATTTTACAATAACAGGTGTAAAAAAAATTGATACTAGTTCTGAAGGAGGTTATACCCCACCAGTCTATTTCTACAATAATTATGCCGGAGATACTGCAGAAAAAATGCCATCTCCTTCTACTCAAATAATGCCTCAAAAAAACAAGATTACAATAACCCTGCCTGTAGTTTTTTATATAGGTAACTAG
- a CDS encoding glycosyltransferase family 4 protein, with product MKILQVTPFFPPDIGGISDHVYAISKNLQLDGHDVTIIAPHKITERNNANDINKLIKIPSLYLLPWPYSTLKNFSFPVDLGMRIDKIIKNGNFDLVHTHGQHYPTSWLAIRSSKKYGVPCILTIHTNFALNPKRLGGKTKIEEYFNKLVFARILGKTTGIIGLTANNISYAKLYAKGDKYYYQISNGINNQLYYENSNKRVPFREAHGLSNNTPIILFCGRFEDVKGILEFAEASRQLASNFQMIKVIMIGNGSLKEQIVSIIRDEPNIILINWQSHEELIKYYIMSDIFVIPSKFEGLPIVLLEAMAASMHIVYTPVGSMPEVLEKYPMKSMIKSCTADEIYRTIEGLLNNFEVISTNEKKVMNYMERFDWRNITRQVEFAYRQTINQDHLQ from the coding sequence TTGAAAATTCTACAAGTTACACCCTTTTTCCCTCCAGACATAGGTGGAATTTCGGACCATGTATATGCCATTTCTAAGAATCTACAATTAGATGGCCATGATGTTACTATCATAGCTCCGCATAAAATTACTGAGAGAAATAATGCAAACGATATTAACAAATTGATCAAAATTCCTTCGTTGTACTTATTGCCCTGGCCGTATTCTACGCTAAAAAATTTTAGTTTTCCGGTAGACCTGGGTATGCGAATCGATAAAATAATAAAGAATGGAAATTTTGACCTGGTACATACACATGGTCAGCACTATCCAACGTCATGGCTGGCCATAAGATCTTCCAAAAAATATGGGGTTCCTTGTATTTTAACCATCCATACTAATTTCGCACTAAATCCAAAAAGACTAGGGGGAAAAACAAAAATTGAAGAATATTTTAACAAACTTGTTTTCGCAAGAATCCTTGGTAAGACTACTGGGATAATAGGGTTGACTGCAAATAATATTAGCTATGCAAAACTATATGCCAAAGGTGACAAGTATTATTATCAAATTTCTAACGGGATCAATAACCAGCTTTATTATGAAAATAGTAACAAAAGAGTTCCATTCCGAGAAGCCCACGGTCTTAGTAACAATACTCCAATCATACTTTTCTGTGGGAGATTTGAAGATGTGAAGGGGATATTAGAATTTGCTGAAGCTTCAAGACAATTAGCAAGCAATTTCCAAATGATTAAAGTGATAATGATAGGAAATGGATCTCTAAAGGAGCAGATAGTTTCTATTATAAGGGATGAACCAAACATTATCTTAATAAACTGGCAGTCACATGAAGAATTAATTAAATATTATATAATGTCAGATATTTTTGTAATCCCTTCAAAATTTGAAGGATTACCAATAGTCCTACTTGAGGCCATGGCTGCTTCAATGCACATCGTATATACGCCTGTTGGAAGTATGCCCGAAGTCTTGGAAAAGTACCCGATGAAGTCTATGATCAAAAGTTGTACTGCAGATGAAATCTATAGAACTATAGAAGGCCTCTTGAATAACTTTGAGGTCATTTCCACTAATGAAAAGAAGGTAATGAACTATATGGAAAGATTTGACTGGAGGAATATAACAAGACAAGTTGAATTTGCCTATCGACAGACAATAAATCAAGATCATTTGCAATAA
- a CDS encoding glycosyltransferase family 4 protein, protein MISVLYFCPFANNSKSGVQRFAREITEGAKTIPIKSYQLFWNRENGLFLSYLGLFREFLSLQPKIEIIHFVVLSPYILPFMIIARLKKKKIIITYHGIYTKEISKFRQPIQYLLFLITDKISRLISDRLVSLNKYLLNELKIRTNYTIIPNPYIPKKTVNHESAFPKIADILLLTATTFKIEKKAEGLNYLLRVIEKVSIPSRDIKLLVFGNGKHLEKFKKKYGYIKNIKFMGFSGIFNDYLKDADAYLHISGLDNQPYVIMEAMMNEKVIFCNQLDGVLEMMDSNNNYIVELDQDSINDGLKKLLHDIVFNNKKFKEMGLKNKEFAINMFAHEKVMKKYLTLYEALATGK, encoded by the coding sequence ATGATATCAGTATTGTATTTTTGTCCCTTTGCAAATAATTCAAAATCTGGTGTTCAACGATTTGCACGAGAAATTACGGAGGGGGCTAAAACCATACCTATCAAATCGTACCAACTTTTTTGGAATCGGGAAAATGGATTATTTTTGAGCTACTTAGGCTTATTCAGAGAATTTTTAAGTTTGCAACCAAAAATTGAAATCATCCACTTCGTAGTATTATCGCCATACATTTTACCATTCATGATTATTGCAAGACTCAAAAAAAAGAAAATTATTATAACCTACCATGGAATTTATACTAAAGAGATATCCAAATTTAGGCAACCTATACAATACCTTCTTTTCCTAATCACAGATAAAATATCTAGATTAATCTCAGACCGATTAGTATCCCTCAACAAGTATTTGTTGAATGAGCTTAAGATTAGGACAAATTATACCATTATTCCCAATCCTTACATTCCTAAAAAGACTGTTAACCACGAATCTGCTTTTCCAAAAATAGCAGACATTCTTCTATTGACTGCAACCACATTCAAGATTGAGAAGAAGGCTGAGGGGCTAAATTACCTCTTGAGAGTTATAGAAAAAGTGTCAATACCTTCGAGAGATATTAAATTACTAGTTTTCGGGAATGGAAAACATCTAGAGAAATTTAAAAAAAAATATGGTTATATCAAGAATATCAAGTTTATGGGATTTAGTGGGATTTTTAATGACTACCTAAAAGATGCAGATGCTTACTTGCATATCTCAGGATTAGATAACCAACCCTATGTAATAATGGAAGCCATGATGAATGAAAAGGTTATCTTTTGCAATCAACTAGATGGAGTATTAGAAATGATGGATTCCAATAACAATTACATAGTGGAACTTGATCAGGATTCCATTAATGATGGACTGAAAAAATTATTACATGATATTGTATTTAATAATAAGAAATTCAAAGAAATGGGTTTAAAAAATAAGGAATTTGCTATAAATATGTTTGCCCATGAGAAGGTTATGAAAAAATATTTGACACTTTATGAAGCTTTGGCTACAGGTAAATAG
- a CDS encoding glycosyltransferase family 2 protein → MDLVSNESTSKHIIVCIPAYNEEDNIREIITKAKTHASEVIVYDDGSIDRTSEIAKEVGAVVIRNSRNKGYGKALSELFKFALKRNADIMITLDSDGQHDPDQIPEIIDPLMKNEADIVIGSRFLKKEDMQHVPSYRNFGIRAITKFTQVVSYNKITDAQSGFRAYNLNALDNLKLYEDGMAISTEILLKANEHNLRVAEVPITVTYNGNGSTHNPIAHGLAVFNHLFRYLSFRKPLIFYGIPGLLLLIISSIFMYSALDLFSTTRFVSTNMIILSLGFAIMGILLLATSAIVYTLITLFKGRLREI, encoded by the coding sequence TTGGATTTGGTTTCAAATGAATCTACGTCTAAACATATAATTGTATGTATTCCTGCTTATAATGAGGAAGATAATATTAGAGAAATAATAACAAAAGCAAAAACCCATGCTAGTGAGGTAATTGTATATGATGATGGATCTATAGATCGAACTTCAGAAATTGCTAAAGAAGTAGGTGCTGTAGTGATCCGAAACTCTCGAAATAAAGGGTATGGAAAGGCCCTGAGTGAATTATTCAAATTTGCCTTGAAAAGAAACGCGGATATTATGATAACACTTGATTCTGATGGTCAACACGACCCTGATCAGATACCTGAGATAATCGACCCGCTCATGAAAAATGAGGCAGATATTGTAATCGGATCTCGGTTCTTAAAAAAAGAAGATATGCAGCATGTTCCTTCATATAGGAATTTTGGAATAAGAGCAATTACAAAATTTACTCAGGTAGTTTCTTATAATAAGATAACAGACGCTCAAAGTGGCTTCAGAGCGTATAATCTGAATGCCCTTGATAATCTAAAATTGTATGAAGACGGTATGGCGATATCTACTGAAATCTTGTTAAAAGCTAATGAACATAATTTGAGAGTGGCAGAAGTACCAATTACCGTAACGTACAATGGTAATGGTTCCACACATAATCCGATAGCGCATGGATTAGCGGTTTTTAACCATTTATTTAGATATCTATCATTCAGGAAGCCTCTGATATTCTATGGTATTCCGGGATTATTATTACTAATTATATCATCGATATTCATGTATAGTGCCCTTGACTTGTTTTCTACGACACGTTTTGTTTCAACCAATATGATAATACTATCTCTCGGTTTTGCAATTATGGGAATATTATTACTGGCTACTTCCGCAATTGTATATACTTTGATTACCTTGTTCAAAGGAAGATTGAGAGAAATATGA
- a CDS encoding class I SAM-dependent methyltransferase: MRQNLWDNKGIALNRQIRRSQVVKKSLDRNSTMLLDIGCAEGFTTNFIKNIAETVIGLELNFEYLKIAIKKVTTVHFLNASIEFLPFREKTFDAVTILEVLEHLPTQLQVDGLREASRVLQSTGTLIISVPYKEQRTFTTCIHCNKDTPLYGHLHSLDEDMIGSILPNRLFEPVKKYYLPHLEMISCLNIFRFLPLSAWLKINNILGKFNVMRGYWIVLKYIKI; encoded by the coding sequence TTGAGACAAAATCTTTGGGATAATAAGGGGATAGCCTTAAATAGACAAATAAGAAGATCTCAGGTCGTTAAGAAGAGTTTAGATCGAAATAGTACAATGTTATTGGATATAGGGTGTGCAGAAGGTTTCACAACTAATTTTATTAAAAATATTGCCGAAACTGTTATTGGATTGGAATTAAACTTTGAATATTTAAAAATTGCCATCAAAAAGGTCACAACGGTGCATTTCCTAAATGCATCAATTGAATTCTTACCCTTTAGAGAAAAAACCTTCGATGCTGTTACTATTTTGGAAGTATTAGAGCACTTACCCACACAGTTACAGGTTGATGGGCTTCGAGAAGCAAGTCGGGTGTTGCAATCGACGGGTACTTTGATAATTTCCGTCCCGTACAAAGAACAAAGAACTTTTACTACGTGTATACATTGCAATAAGGATACTCCGTTGTATGGACACTTGCACTCCTTGGATGAGGACATGATAGGTTCAATTTTACCTAATAGACTATTTGAACCTGTTAAGAAATACTATTTGCCACATTTAGAAATGATATCCTGTTTGAATATTTTTCGTTTTCTACCCCTTTCGGCATGGTTGAAAATCAACAATATTCTAGGGAAATTTAATGTTATGAGAGGCTATTGGATAGTTTTGAAATATATTAAAATTTAA
- a CDS encoding alcohol dehydrogenase catalytic domain-containing protein: MKAAFFYGPNDIRIKNIDTEIRTDGESKLRVLACSVCSYDVRTFRNGSFKVTPPVILGHEICAQTITDYKGKNFSIKSGTRVSIYPVIPCFECWYCNNNKYNLCSNLKEIGSTVNGGFAEFIRIPNRLFEIGGIVPVSDKISNEEAALIEPLACCINGINQIRRGDFQSIVIIGDGPIGLMQLILLRRLFPETNVTVIGKIKHRLESARKLGAHRTLEVTDNDFNPIIDALKKSDEDRAPNLIFISNNSSTSIDLALKIITKNGKLVIFSGIKNQHNNSNTGTTRLDPNFIHYNQITIFGSFSSNPENLIEAMDLVDSGEIKLSDFITGTYHLKDLTNAFAFSESFKGLKSVINKF, from the coding sequence ATGAAAGCTGCCTTCTTCTATGGACCTAATGATATAAGGATTAAGAATATAGACACTGAAATCAGAACTGATGGGGAAAGCAAGTTAAGGGTATTGGCCTGCTCGGTCTGCAGCTATGATGTAAGAACATTTAGAAACGGGAGCTTTAAAGTAACTCCTCCAGTTATCCTTGGTCACGAAATTTGTGCTCAGACTATAACAGATTATAAGGGGAAAAACTTTAGCATCAAATCAGGCACTAGAGTTTCAATTTATCCTGTTATTCCTTGTTTTGAATGTTGGTATTGTAACAATAATAAGTATAATTTATGCTCTAATCTAAAAGAAATAGGATCCACTGTTAACGGAGGCTTTGCGGAATTCATAAGGATTCCTAATCGGTTGTTTGAAATTGGTGGTATTGTTCCCGTATCAGACAAAATATCAAATGAGGAAGCAGCCCTCATTGAGCCCTTGGCCTGTTGTATAAATGGAATAAATCAAATCAGGAGAGGGGACTTTCAATCTATTGTAATTATAGGTGATGGACCCATTGGCCTTATGCAATTGATTTTATTAAGAAGATTATTTCCAGAAACAAACGTAACTGTGATAGGTAAAATAAAGCATAGATTAGAATCAGCTCGCAAATTAGGGGCACATAGGACCCTTGAAGTTACTGATAATGATTTCAATCCAATAATAGATGCCTTAAAGAAGTCTGACGAAGATCGTGCTCCAAATTTGATTTTTATTTCAAACAATAGCTCTACATCGATTGATCTAGCACTCAAGATAATTACCAAAAACGGAAAATTGGTTATTTTTTCAGGAATAAAGAATCAACATAATAATTCAAATACTGGGACGACAAGATTAGATCCTAATTTTATACATTACAATCAGATTACAATTTTTGGTAGTTTCAGTTCAAATCCTGAAAATCTAATAGAGGCAATGGATTTAGTTGATTCAGGAGAAATCAAATTATCTGATTTTATAACTGGTACATACCATCTGAAGGATCTTACTAATGCTTTCGCATTCTCGGAATCATTTAAAGGCTTAAAATCGGTGATCAATAAATTTTAG
- a CDS encoding PQQ-dependent sugar dehydrogenase has product MIFSQNFVYATLNLEKLPTVNDSSIGVKEIGKGLPDSISNIDFLDRNNILALGKTSGEIYLISNEILQPNPVLNLNVSGEVERGLLGIAIEKDPFSIDSINQTIYNELGTSVYLYFTEIHDGNLTHNRLYKYDWNGSRLINPHLILNLPLPPGPHHNGGELAMGPDGFLYVTIGDYEHIGDYRHNGILQNIKNGTAPDDTGVILRLNGSDGSQPIDNPFFSNNTGDPLGKYFGYGIRNSFGISFDPITGKLWESENGPESYDEINILNPGFNGGWKIVHGPISRTNSTLANLTQLHGAKYIDPVFSWKIPVGITGIDFMKSSKLGTKYLNNLFVGDFNNGNLYHLMVNKTRTGLNFDDIPGLQDLVADNNLEQSPIVFGTGFGRITDVKTGPDGLLYVVDYGYGKIDDNPPVHRIFKLYPK; this is encoded by the coding sequence ATGATTTTCTCTCAAAATTTTGTATATGCAACACTTAATTTAGAAAAACTGCCCACCGTTAACGATTCTTCCATAGGTGTAAAGGAAATAGGTAAAGGATTGCCAGATTCAATTTCAAATATAGATTTTTTAGATAGGAATAATATACTTGCTTTAGGTAAAACATCTGGAGAAATTTATCTAATTTCAAATGAGATACTGCAACCTAATCCGGTGCTTAATCTAAATGTTAGTGGGGAAGTTGAAAGGGGGTTATTAGGCATAGCCATAGAAAAGGATCCATTCTCAATTGATAGCATTAATCAAACCATTTACAATGAATTAGGAACGAGTGTTTATTTATATTTTACAGAAATTCATGACGGGAACCTGACTCATAACAGATTATACAAATATGATTGGAACGGCAGTAGACTTATTAATCCGCATCTCATCTTGAATTTGCCACTACCTCCTGGCCCACACCATAACGGAGGTGAGTTGGCAATGGGTCCTGATGGATTCTTGTATGTTACAATAGGCGATTATGAACATATTGGAGATTATCGACATAATGGGATACTCCAAAATATCAAAAATGGAACAGCTCCCGATGATACAGGTGTGATATTAAGACTTAATGGGAGTGATGGTTCACAACCAATCGATAATCCTTTTTTTTCCAATAACACTGGCGACCCTTTAGGTAAATACTTTGGGTATGGGATCCGGAATAGCTTCGGAATAAGCTTTGATCCAATTACAGGCAAATTGTGGGAATCAGAAAATGGCCCTGAATCATATGATGAGATAAACATTTTAAATCCGGGTTTCAACGGCGGGTGGAAAATTGTGCATGGACCAATATCAAGAACCAACTCAACGTTGGCGAATTTGACTCAGTTACACGGAGCCAAATATATCGATCCTGTATTTAGTTGGAAGATCCCCGTAGGTATTACTGGCATAGATTTCATGAAATCTTCTAAACTTGGAACGAAATATCTTAATAATTTATTTGTTGGTGACTTTAATAACGGAAATCTGTATCATTTGATGGTAAATAAAACTAGGACAGGTTTGAATTTCGATGATATACCTGGGCTTCAAGATCTAGTAGCGGATAATAATCTCGAACAGTCCCCAATAGTTTTTGGAACTGGTTTTGGAAGAATTACAGATGTCAAAACAGGCCCGGATGGATTATTATACGTCGTCGATTATGGCTATGGTAAAATTGATGATAATCCTCCTGTACATAGGATCTTTAAACTATACCCCAAATGA
- a CDS encoding glycosyltransferase family 4 protein: MNILFILSLQNSGPGIASTRVEYNADYLRRMGNSVTVSCIFDPTRGGKPGSRYWNGIKIINYVPLILNLTPLTLVFNLFSLFFTSWIPYVIAKPDIVIISVPPGEASLGAFILAKLVRTKRIFFDYRDEWEDYAISNSQAKVFTFMYKILKTIMTKCYKKSNLVITVTESVSNKLSLRGVTNNRVISNGANTKIFKPNIKNKNSIRKKVGLDTKDFVLIHSGLLGEYYKIEVIVHAMKILLPKIPTLKLILIGGGSDIDNIMNLAENLGISENVKYLGKKNNRSDVADIVSASDVGVIPYHENHVFLNNAMPVKALEYLSCGIPILATTYRTSLLGRFIEENQIGLISPPENVQMLSENIYTVFWDRHFVTNASTRGISLIKERFDSEKLANELMNLVTEKR; encoded by the coding sequence ATGAATATATTGTTTATACTTTCGCTTCAAAATTCTGGGCCCGGAATTGCATCAACAAGGGTAGAATATAATGCCGACTATCTGAGGCGAATGGGAAACAGTGTAACAGTCTCATGCATCTTTGATCCTACGAGAGGAGGAAAACCAGGATCAAGATATTGGAATGGTATTAAGATAATTAATTATGTTCCGCTAATATTAAATCTAACGCCGTTGACCCTTGTCTTTAATTTATTTTCACTTTTCTTTACTTCTTGGATACCCTATGTTATAGCAAAACCTGATATAGTGATAATTTCAGTACCGCCGGGAGAAGCTTCGTTGGGGGCCTTTATTTTGGCAAAGCTAGTACGGACCAAACGAATTTTTTTTGACTACCGCGATGAATGGGAGGACTATGCCATATCAAATTCACAAGCCAAAGTGTTCACATTCATGTATAAAATATTGAAAACAATTATGACTAAATGTTATAAGAAAAGTAATCTCGTAATTACAGTTACAGAGTCCGTATCGAATAAACTTTCTTTGAGAGGTGTAACAAATAATCGAGTTATTTCAAATGGGGCCAATACTAAAATTTTTAAGCCTAATATTAAAAATAAGAATTCCATAAGAAAGAAGGTTGGATTAGATACTAAGGATTTTGTTTTAATTCATAGCGGTCTATTGGGAGAGTATTATAAAATTGAGGTAATAGTTCATGCAATGAAAATCCTTTTGCCAAAAATTCCAACTTTGAAGCTCATATTGATTGGTGGCGGTTCTGATATAGATAACATCATGAATCTTGCTGAGAATTTGGGTATCAGTGAAAATGTAAAATATTTAGGGAAAAAAAATAACCGATCAGATGTAGCTGATATCGTATCTGCTTCAGACGTAGGAGTGATTCCTTATCATGAGAATCATGTTTTTCTAAATAATGCTATGCCAGTTAAGGCTCTTGAGTATTTGTCTTGCGGAATTCCAATTTTGGCCACTACATATAGGACTTCGTTACTTGGTAGATTTATAGAAGAAAATCAGATTGGACTGATATCCCCTCCAGAAAATGTGCAAATGCTTTCGGAGAACATATACACAGTATTCTGGGATCGTCATTTTGTTACCAACGCTAGTACTAGAGGCATCTCCCTTATAAAGGAAAGATTTGATAGCGAAAAGTTGGCTAATGAATTGATGAACCTAGTTACAGAAAAAAGATAA